The Manihot esculenta cultivar AM560-2 chromosome 1, M.esculenta_v8, whole genome shotgun sequence genome has a window encoding:
- the LOC110616149 gene encoding uncharacterized protein LOC110616149 isoform X2 yields MRSCGGWRRFLLYFPLLLIIFHIFSFFEFRPNSVMEAGAKKRNKKSDHLVLGPAAGRALPNRLQCQGFKALNKSHLLTSSSAYNGGDRIAFVTVFTIYNASLYSHADSKSSNLVTVGNVSYTKTERSMAILNVFINFIQVTMPKSHVIILTNPESDLPLQRNRVTLYPIQGEYSRDKLMLQRIRSYITFLNTRLKELAQNPGRITHYIFTDSDIAVVDDLEHIFQKFTKFHVALTFRNNKEQPLNSGFIAVRGTPESILRAKTFLQEVLEVYTSKYMKASRMLGDQLALAWVIKSQPNFDVRRFKKVQAFVEEIGGASVLFLPCAIYNWTPPEGAGQFRGMPLDVKVVHFKGSRKRLMLESWDFFSSASDIYDMLCLILMSGRTKYDF; encoded by the exons ATGAGATCGTGCGGTGGATGGCGTCGTTTCCTCCTTTATTTCCCTCTGCTCCTCATCATTTTCCATATCTTCTCCT tttttgaaTTTCGTCCCAACTCAGTGATGGAAGCTGGCGCAAAGAAACGAAATAAAAAGTCTGATCATCTGGTTCTTGGTCCTGCTGCTGGGCGTGCCTTGCCAAATCGGTTACAATGCCAAG GCTTTAAAGCTCTCAACAAGTCCCATTTGCTGACCTCTTCCAGTGCTTATAATGGTGGAGATAGAATTGCCTTTGTCACTGTCTTTACCATTTACAACGCTTCACTGTATTCGCATGCTGACAGTAAATCATCAAATTTGGTTACTGTTGGGAATGTTTCCTACACTAAGACAGAGAGGTCAATGGCCATTTTGAATgtcttcattaattttattcag GTGACAATGCCGAAGAGCCATGTTATCATTCTTACTAATCCAGAATCTGATCTCCCACTGCAAAGAAATAGAGTCACTTTGTATCCTATTCAGGGTGAATATTCACGAGACAAGTTGATGCTTCAAAGAATAAGATCTTACATT ACTTTTCTAAACACAAGGCTGAAGGAGCTTGCTCAGAACCCAGGGCGTATAACTCATTACATCTTCACCGACTCGGATATAGCTGTTGTTGACGACTTAGAACACATTTTTCAAAAGTTCACAAAATTTCATGTGGCCCTCACCTTCCGAAACAACAAGGAGCAACCTTTAAATTCTGGATTTATAGCAGTAAGAGGGACCCCTGAGTCAATTTTAAG GGCAAAAACATTCCTTCAAGAAGTACTTGAAGTTTACACCTCAAAGTATATGAAAGCTTCTCGGATGCTTGGAGACCAGTTAGCTCTTGCCTGGGTCATAAAATCTCAGCCTAATTTTGATGTGCGGAGATTTAAGAAAGTACAGGCCTTTGTAGAGGAAATTGGTGGTGCATCAGTGCTATTCCTTCCATGTGCTATATATAATTGGACGCCACCAGAGGGGGCTGGCCAATTTCGAGGAATGCCCTTGGATGTCAAG GTAGTGCATTTTAAAGGATCAAGGAAACGTTTAATGCTCGAGTCTTGGGACTTTTTCAGTTCTGCTTCTGAtatttatgatatgttatgcctTATTCTAATGAGCGGGAGAACTAAGTACGATTTTTGA
- the LOC110616192 gene encoding probable protein S-acyltransferase 14 isoform X2 — translation MHRSGAAMAWNVFKFCTALRGLGSIMILLVLGVVGVTYYAVVLTNYGPSLYDSGLDSVTALAVLIPFHCLLVMLLWSYFSVVLTDPGSVPPTWRPANDEERGESDPLNASDFSGLPTNPSNQRIRYCRKCTQLKPPRCHHCSVCGRCVLKMDHHCFYTFLETSLVTLSLLPHFIAFFSDGEIPGTPGTLATTFLAFVLNLAFALSVLGFMIMHISLVSANTTTIEAYEKKTTPKWRYDLGRRKNFEQVFGTDKRYWFIPAYSEEDLRRMPALQGLEYPSKPDLDSQEF, via the exons ATGCATAGATCGGGAGCTGCTATGGCTTGGAACGTATTCAAGTTCTGTACGGCCCTACGCGGCCTGGGCTCCATCATGATCTTGTTGGTGCTTGGGGTTGTGGGTGTCACATATTACGCCGTCGTTTTAACCAATTATGGCCCTTCTCTGTACGACAGTGGCCTTGATTCTGTCACTGCTCTCGCTGTATTGATCCCATTTCATTGTTTG TTGGTGATGCTATTATGGAGTTACTTTTCTGTTGTTTTAACTGATCCGGGTAGCGTGCCTCCTACTTGGAGGCCTGCTAATGATGAGGAAAGAGGTGAGTCTGATCCACTCAATGCCTCAGATTTCAGTGGCTTGCCAACCAATCCATCCAACCAAAGGATTCGGTATTGCCGGAAGTGCACCCAGCTGAAACCACCTCGCTGCCACCATTGTTCTGTTT GTGGGAGGTGTGTGCTAAAGATGGACCATCATTGT TTCTACACGTTTCTTGAGACAAGTCTTGTGACCTTGTCACTGCTACCACACTTCATTGCATTCTTTAGTGATGGTGAAATTCCTGGAACACCTGGGACCCTTGCAACCACATTTCTTGCCTTTG TTTTGAACCTGGCATTTGCATTGAGTGTTCTGGGATTTATGATCATGCACATATCCCTGGTTTCTGCTAATACCACTACTATCGAG GCATATGAGAAGAAAACCACACCGAAGTGGCGCTATGACCTTGGTCGTAGGAAGAACTTTGAACAG GTATTTGGGACAGATAAACGATACTGGTTCATTCCGGCTTATTCAGAAGAAGATTTGCGACGAATGCCTGCACTCCAGGGTCTTGAATATCCATCAAAGCCCGACTTGGACTCCCAAGAGTTCTAG
- the LOC110616107 gene encoding vestitone reductase, which yields MEADKGKVCVTGGTGFVASWLIMRLLQHGYSVHATIRPDPEHKRDVSFLTSLPGASEKLQIFQADLSVPESFEAAIKGCIGVFLVATPVDFENREPEEVIVKRAVEGTLGILRACLNSKTVKRVVYTSSASTVEFSDKVVDTMDESFWSDVDYLKSISYFNFGPYIISKTLTEKKALEFAEEHGLDLVTVIPSFIVGPFICPKFPGSVHTSMAMILGEREQYVFLLNLSMVHTDDVARVHIFLFENPEVKGRYICSSHTMTIEDLSKFLSAKYPEFPIPTLESLKDIEGYKTPGVSSKKLLDSGFEFKYGLDEMFDGAIQCCKEKGYL from the exons ATGGAAGCAGACAAGGGTAAGGTATGTGTTACTGGAGGTACTGGATTCGTAGCTTCATGGTTGATCATGAGGCTTCTTCAGCATGGATACTCAGTCCACGCAACTATCAGACCTGACCCAG AACACAAGAGGGACGTCAGCTTCTTGACAAGCCTACCAGGAGCGTCTGAGAAGCTACAAATCTTCCAAGCTGATCTTAGCGTCCcagaaagttttgaagctgcGATTAAAGGGTGTATAGGTGTGTTTCTTGTAGCTACTCCTGTTGATTTTGAAAACAGAGAACCTGAGGAAGTGATTGTAAAAAGGGCAGTTGAGGGAACGTTAGGGATCTTAAGAGCATGCTTGAACTCAAAGACAGTGAAGCGAGTTGTGTATACTTCCAGTGCATCAACAGTTGAGTTTAGCGACAAGGTTGTGGACACAATGGATGAGAGCTTTTGGAGTGATGTGGATTACTTGAAGTCCATTAGCTACTTTAATTTTGGTCCTTACATAATTTCCAAGACATTGACGGAGAAGAAAGCTCTTGAATTTGCAGAAGAGCATGGATTGGACCTTGTGACAGTAATTCCTTCTTTCATTGTTGGTCCCTTCATTTGTCCTAAGTTCCCTGGCTCAGTGCACACATCAATGGCTATGATACTGG GTGAGAGGGAGCAATATGTTTTTCTTCTCAATTTATCAATGGTGCACACTGATGATGTAGCTAGAGTACACATATTTCTATTTGAAAATCCTGAAGTAAAAGGCAGGTATATTTGTTCTTCACACACCATGACCATTGAGGACTTGTCTAAATTTCTTTCTGCCAAGTATCCGGAGTTCCCAATACCAACACTGGA ATCTCTGAAGGACATTGAAGGCTATAAAACCCCAGGAGTGTCTTCAAAGAAACTGTTGGATTCTGGTTTTGAATTCAAGTATGGGCTAGATGAAATGTTTGATGGTGCTATCCAATGCTGCAAAGAGAAGGGCTATCTATAA
- the LOC110616168 gene encoding tRNA 2'-phosphotransferase 1 isoform X2, producing MRGSSSCCGIRILCCFRSYLTPSLTSCSVSSLPWLTRSPSSRFIDNAKNMSSSFPSFGHSCGRGSEMKPDRERSRGHGGTGGKDKIDALGRLLTRILRHRASELNLNIRSDGYVKVQDLLKLNMKTFANIPLRSHTVDEIKEAVRKDNKQRFSLLEENGELLIRANQGHTVKTVESESLLKAILSAEEVPVCVPIVLCTALFPALAVCVHGTYKRNLESILKSGLKRMKRLHVHFACGLPTDGEVISGMRRDVNVLIHLDVKKALEEGMKLYISDNGVILTEGFDGIVPVKYFKKIESWPDGQLIHFQTQI from the exons ATGCGGGGTAGTTCTAGCTGCTGCGGAATACGAATTCTATGCTGCTTCCGATCCTATCTCACACCTAGCCTTACCAGTTGCAGCGTGTCTTCTCTTCCCTGGCTCACTAGGTCTCCTTCCTCTCGTTTTATAGACAACGCAAAGAACATGAGctcttcttttccttcttttGGCCATTCCTGTGGAAG AGGGTCGGAGATGAAACCCGATAGAGAAAGATCGAGGGGTCATGGTGGTACAGGAGGCAAGGATAAAATTGATGCTCTTGGGAGACTCTT GACACGCATTTTGCGCCATAGGGCTTCTGAGTTAAACTTGAATATTCGGAGTGATGGGTATGTCAAAGTTCAAGATTTGTTGAAGTTGAATATGAAAACATTTGCCAATATTCCGTTAAGGTCGCACACAGTTGATGAAATTAAGGAG GCTGTTAGAAAGGATAATAAGCAGCGATTCAGCCTTTTGGAGGAAAATGGGGAGCTCCTAATACGTGCAAACCAAGGCCATACAGTAAAG ACAGTCGAATCTGAGAGCTTACTAAAAGCAATCCTTTCAGCTGAGGAAGTCCCAG TGTGTGTACCTATTGTATTATGTACTGCTCTTTTTCCTGCCCTTGCAGTGTGTGTACATGGGACCTATAAGAGGAATTTGGAATCTATATTGAAGTCTGGCTTAAAGCGCATGAAAAGATTGCATGTTCACTTCGCATGTGGCCTACCAACTGATGGTGAAGTTATTAGCG GTATGAGGAGggatgttaatgttttgatacATCTTGATGTTAAAAAAGCTCTAGAAG AGGGAATGAAGCTATATATATCTGATAATGGGGTGATCTTGACTGAAGGTTTTGATGGTATCGTGCCTGTAAAGTACTTTAAAAAGATTGAATCATGGCCAGATGGACAACTTATTCATTTTCAAACACAAATTTGA
- the LOC110616168 gene encoding tRNA 2'-phosphotransferase 1 isoform X3 encodes MRGSSSCCGIRILCCFRSYLTPSLTSCSVSSLPWLTRSPSSRFIDNAKNMSSSFPSFGHSCGSGRGSEMKPDRERSRGHGGTGGKDKIDALGRLLTRILRHRASELNLNIRSDGYVKVQDLLKLNMKTFANIPLRSHTVDEIKEAVRKDNKQRFSLLEENGELLIRANQGHTVKTVESESLLKAILSAEEVPVCVHGTYKRNLESILKSGLKRMKRLHVHFACGLPTDGEVISGMRRDVNVLIHLDVKKALEEGMKLYISDNGVILTEGFDGIVPVKYFKKIESWPDGQLIHFQTQI; translated from the exons ATGCGGGGTAGTTCTAGCTGCTGCGGAATACGAATTCTATGCTGCTTCCGATCCTATCTCACACCTAGCCTTACCAGTTGCAGCGTGTCTTCTCTTCCCTGGCTCACTAGGTCTCCTTCCTCTCGTTTTATAGACAACGCAAAGAACATGAGctcttcttttccttcttttGGCCATTCCTGTGGAAG CGGAAGAGGGTCGGAGATGAAACCCGATAGAGAAAGATCGAGGGGTCATGGTGGTACAGGAGGCAAGGATAAAATTGATGCTCTTGGGAGACTCTT GACACGCATTTTGCGCCATAGGGCTTCTGAGTTAAACTTGAATATTCGGAGTGATGGGTATGTCAAAGTTCAAGATTTGTTGAAGTTGAATATGAAAACATTTGCCAATATTCCGTTAAGGTCGCACACAGTTGATGAAATTAAGGAG GCTGTTAGAAAGGATAATAAGCAGCGATTCAGCCTTTTGGAGGAAAATGGGGAGCTCCTAATACGTGCAAACCAAGGCCATACAGTAAAG ACAGTCGAATCTGAGAGCTTACTAAAAGCAATCCTTTCAGCTGAGGAAGTCCCAG TGTGTGTACATGGGACCTATAAGAGGAATTTGGAATCTATATTGAAGTCTGGCTTAAAGCGCATGAAAAGATTGCATGTTCACTTCGCATGTGGCCTACCAACTGATGGTGAAGTTATTAGCG GTATGAGGAGggatgttaatgttttgatacATCTTGATGTTAAAAAAGCTCTAGAAG AGGGAATGAAGCTATATATATCTGATAATGGGGTGATCTTGACTGAAGGTTTTGATGGTATCGTGCCTGTAAAGTACTTTAAAAAGATTGAATCATGGCCAGATGGACAACTTATTCATTTTCAAACACAAATTTGA
- the LOC110616168 gene encoding tRNA 2'-phosphotransferase 1 isoform X1, protein MRGSSSCCGIRILCCFRSYLTPSLTSCSVSSLPWLTRSPSSRFIDNAKNMSSSFPSFGHSCGSGRGSEMKPDRERSRGHGGTGGKDKIDALGRLLTRILRHRASELNLNIRSDGYVKVQDLLKLNMKTFANIPLRSHTVDEIKEAVRKDNKQRFSLLEENGELLIRANQGHTVKTVESESLLKAILSAEEVPVCVPIVLCTALFPALAVCVHGTYKRNLESILKSGLKRMKRLHVHFACGLPTDGEVISGMRRDVNVLIHLDVKKALEEGMKLYISDNGVILTEGFDGIVPVKYFKKIESWPDGQLIHFQTQI, encoded by the exons ATGCGGGGTAGTTCTAGCTGCTGCGGAATACGAATTCTATGCTGCTTCCGATCCTATCTCACACCTAGCCTTACCAGTTGCAGCGTGTCTTCTCTTCCCTGGCTCACTAGGTCTCCTTCCTCTCGTTTTATAGACAACGCAAAGAACATGAGctcttcttttccttcttttGGCCATTCCTGTGGAAG CGGAAGAGGGTCGGAGATGAAACCCGATAGAGAAAGATCGAGGGGTCATGGTGGTACAGGAGGCAAGGATAAAATTGATGCTCTTGGGAGACTCTT GACACGCATTTTGCGCCATAGGGCTTCTGAGTTAAACTTGAATATTCGGAGTGATGGGTATGTCAAAGTTCAAGATTTGTTGAAGTTGAATATGAAAACATTTGCCAATATTCCGTTAAGGTCGCACACAGTTGATGAAATTAAGGAG GCTGTTAGAAAGGATAATAAGCAGCGATTCAGCCTTTTGGAGGAAAATGGGGAGCTCCTAATACGTGCAAACCAAGGCCATACAGTAAAG ACAGTCGAATCTGAGAGCTTACTAAAAGCAATCCTTTCAGCTGAGGAAGTCCCAG TGTGTGTACCTATTGTATTATGTACTGCTCTTTTTCCTGCCCTTGCAGTGTGTGTACATGGGACCTATAAGAGGAATTTGGAATCTATATTGAAGTCTGGCTTAAAGCGCATGAAAAGATTGCATGTTCACTTCGCATGTGGCCTACCAACTGATGGTGAAGTTATTAGCG GTATGAGGAGggatgttaatgttttgatacATCTTGATGTTAAAAAAGCTCTAGAAG AGGGAATGAAGCTATATATATCTGATAATGGGGTGATCTTGACTGAAGGTTTTGATGGTATCGTGCCTGTAAAGTACTTTAAAAAGATTGAATCATGGCCAGATGGACAACTTATTCATTTTCAAACACAAATTTGA
- the LOC110616149 gene encoding uncharacterized protein LOC110616149 isoform X3, with the protein MPSPGFKALNKSHLLTSSSAYNGGDRIAFVTVFTIYNASLYSHADSKSSNLVTVGNVSYTKTERSMAILNVFINFIQVTMPKSHVIILTNPESDLPLQRNRVTLYPIQGEYSRDKLMLQRIRSYITFLNTRLKELAQNPGRITHYIFTDSDIAVVDDLEHIFQKFTKFHVALTFRNNKEQPLNSGFIAVRGTPESILRAKTFLQEVLEVYTSKYMKASRMLGDQLALAWVIKSQPNFDVRRFKKVQAFVEEIGGASVLFLPCAIYNWTPPEGAGQFRGMPLDVKVVHFKGSRKRLMLESWDFFSSASDIYDMLCLILMSGRTKYDF; encoded by the exons ATGCCAAG CCCAGGCTTTAAAGCTCTCAACAAGTCCCATTTGCTGACCTCTTCCAGTGCTTATAATGGTGGAGATAGAATTGCCTTTGTCACTGTCTTTACCATTTACAACGCTTCACTGTATTCGCATGCTGACAGTAAATCATCAAATTTGGTTACTGTTGGGAATGTTTCCTACACTAAGACAGAGAGGTCAATGGCCATTTTGAATgtcttcattaattttattcag GTGACAATGCCGAAGAGCCATGTTATCATTCTTACTAATCCAGAATCTGATCTCCCACTGCAAAGAAATAGAGTCACTTTGTATCCTATTCAGGGTGAATATTCACGAGACAAGTTGATGCTTCAAAGAATAAGATCTTACATT ACTTTTCTAAACACAAGGCTGAAGGAGCTTGCTCAGAACCCAGGGCGTATAACTCATTACATCTTCACCGACTCGGATATAGCTGTTGTTGACGACTTAGAACACATTTTTCAAAAGTTCACAAAATTTCATGTGGCCCTCACCTTCCGAAACAACAAGGAGCAACCTTTAAATTCTGGATTTATAGCAGTAAGAGGGACCCCTGAGTCAATTTTAAG GGCAAAAACATTCCTTCAAGAAGTACTTGAAGTTTACACCTCAAAGTATATGAAAGCTTCTCGGATGCTTGGAGACCAGTTAGCTCTTGCCTGGGTCATAAAATCTCAGCCTAATTTTGATGTGCGGAGATTTAAGAAAGTACAGGCCTTTGTAGAGGAAATTGGTGGTGCATCAGTGCTATTCCTTCCATGTGCTATATATAATTGGACGCCACCAGAGGGGGCTGGCCAATTTCGAGGAATGCCCTTGGATGTCAAG GTAGTGCATTTTAAAGGATCAAGGAAACGTTTAATGCTCGAGTCTTGGGACTTTTTCAGTTCTGCTTCTGAtatttatgatatgttatgcctTATTCTAATGAGCGGGAGAACTAAGTACGATTTTTGA
- the LOC110616168 gene encoding tRNA 2'-phosphotransferase 1 isoform X4: MLDCMKVTEFLRQGLIPPALNFNSAHQKWAKWTRILRHRASELNLNIRSDGYVKVQDLLKLNMKTFANIPLRSHTVDEIKEAVRKDNKQRFSLLEENGELLIRANQGHTVKTVESESLLKAILSAEEVPVCVPIVLCTALFPALAVCVHGTYKRNLESILKSGLKRMKRLHVHFACGLPTDGEVISGMRRDVNVLIHLDVKKALEEGMKLYISDNGVILTEGFDGIVPVKYFKKIESWPDGQLIHFQTQI; this comes from the exons ATGTTGGACTGTATGAAAGTCACTGAATTTCTCAGGCAG GGTCTCATTCCACCGGCATTAAATTTCAACAGCGCTCATCAGAAGTGGGCCAAATG GACACGCATTTTGCGCCATAGGGCTTCTGAGTTAAACTTGAATATTCGGAGTGATGGGTATGTCAAAGTTCAAGATTTGTTGAAGTTGAATATGAAAACATTTGCCAATATTCCGTTAAGGTCGCACACAGTTGATGAAATTAAGGAG GCTGTTAGAAAGGATAATAAGCAGCGATTCAGCCTTTTGGAGGAAAATGGGGAGCTCCTAATACGTGCAAACCAAGGCCATACAGTAAAG ACAGTCGAATCTGAGAGCTTACTAAAAGCAATCCTTTCAGCTGAGGAAGTCCCAG TGTGTGTACCTATTGTATTATGTACTGCTCTTTTTCCTGCCCTTGCAGTGTGTGTACATGGGACCTATAAGAGGAATTTGGAATCTATATTGAAGTCTGGCTTAAAGCGCATGAAAAGATTGCATGTTCACTTCGCATGTGGCCTACCAACTGATGGTGAAGTTATTAGCG GTATGAGGAGggatgttaatgttttgatacATCTTGATGTTAAAAAAGCTCTAGAAG AGGGAATGAAGCTATATATATCTGATAATGGGGTGATCTTGACTGAAGGTTTTGATGGTATCGTGCCTGTAAAGTACTTTAAAAAGATTGAATCATGGCCAGATGGACAACTTATTCATTTTCAAACACAAATTTGA
- the LOC110616192 gene encoding probable protein S-acyltransferase 14 isoform X1, which yields MHRSGAAMAWNVFKFCTALRGLGSIMILLVLGVVGVTYYAVVLTNYGPSLYDSGLDSVTALAVLIPFHCLLVMLLWSYFSVVLTDPGSVPPTWRPANDEERGESDPLNASDFSGLPTNPSNQRIRYCRKCTQLKPPRCHHCSVCGRCVLKMDHHCVWVVNCVGALNYKYFLLFLFYTFLETSLVTLSLLPHFIAFFSDGEIPGTPGTLATTFLAFVLNLAFALSVLGFMIMHISLVSANTTTIEAYEKKTTPKWRYDLGRRKNFEQVFGTDKRYWFIPAYSEEDLRRMPALQGLEYPSKPDLDSQEF from the exons ATGCATAGATCGGGAGCTGCTATGGCTTGGAACGTATTCAAGTTCTGTACGGCCCTACGCGGCCTGGGCTCCATCATGATCTTGTTGGTGCTTGGGGTTGTGGGTGTCACATATTACGCCGTCGTTTTAACCAATTATGGCCCTTCTCTGTACGACAGTGGCCTTGATTCTGTCACTGCTCTCGCTGTATTGATCCCATTTCATTGTTTG TTGGTGATGCTATTATGGAGTTACTTTTCTGTTGTTTTAACTGATCCGGGTAGCGTGCCTCCTACTTGGAGGCCTGCTAATGATGAGGAAAGAGGTGAGTCTGATCCACTCAATGCCTCAGATTTCAGTGGCTTGCCAACCAATCCATCCAACCAAAGGATTCGGTATTGCCGGAAGTGCACCCAGCTGAAACCACCTCGCTGCCACCATTGTTCTGTTT GTGGGAGGTGTGTGCTAAAGATGGACCATCATTGTGTATGGGTTGTAAATTGTGTTGGagcattaaattataaatattttcttctattttta TTCTACACGTTTCTTGAGACAAGTCTTGTGACCTTGTCACTGCTACCACACTTCATTGCATTCTTTAGTGATGGTGAAATTCCTGGAACACCTGGGACCCTTGCAACCACATTTCTTGCCTTTG TTTTGAACCTGGCATTTGCATTGAGTGTTCTGGGATTTATGATCATGCACATATCCCTGGTTTCTGCTAATACCACTACTATCGAG GCATATGAGAAGAAAACCACACCGAAGTGGCGCTATGACCTTGGTCGTAGGAAGAACTTTGAACAG GTATTTGGGACAGATAAACGATACTGGTTCATTCCGGCTTATTCAGAAGAAGATTTGCGACGAATGCCTGCACTCCAGGGTCTTGAATATCCATCAAAGCCCGACTTGGACTCCCAAGAGTTCTAG
- the LOC110616149 gene encoding uncharacterized protein LOC110616149 isoform X1, with translation MRSCGGWRRFLLYFPLLLIIFHIFSCGFFEFRPNSVMEAGAKKRNKKSDHLVLGPAAGRALPNRLQCQGFKALNKSHLLTSSSAYNGGDRIAFVTVFTIYNASLYSHADSKSSNLVTVGNVSYTKTERSMAILNVFINFIQVTMPKSHVIILTNPESDLPLQRNRVTLYPIQGEYSRDKLMLQRIRSYITFLNTRLKELAQNPGRITHYIFTDSDIAVVDDLEHIFQKFTKFHVALTFRNNKEQPLNSGFIAVRGTPESILRAKTFLQEVLEVYTSKYMKASRMLGDQLALAWVIKSQPNFDVRRFKKVQAFVEEIGGASVLFLPCAIYNWTPPEGAGQFRGMPLDVKVVHFKGSRKRLMLESWDFFSSASDIYDMLCLILMSGRTKYDF, from the exons ATGAGATCGTGCGGTGGATGGCGTCGTTTCCTCCTTTATTTCCCTCTGCTCCTCATCATTTTCCATATCTTCTCCTGTGGAT tttttgaaTTTCGTCCCAACTCAGTGATGGAAGCTGGCGCAAAGAAACGAAATAAAAAGTCTGATCATCTGGTTCTTGGTCCTGCTGCTGGGCGTGCCTTGCCAAATCGGTTACAATGCCAAG GCTTTAAAGCTCTCAACAAGTCCCATTTGCTGACCTCTTCCAGTGCTTATAATGGTGGAGATAGAATTGCCTTTGTCACTGTCTTTACCATTTACAACGCTTCACTGTATTCGCATGCTGACAGTAAATCATCAAATTTGGTTACTGTTGGGAATGTTTCCTACACTAAGACAGAGAGGTCAATGGCCATTTTGAATgtcttcattaattttattcag GTGACAATGCCGAAGAGCCATGTTATCATTCTTACTAATCCAGAATCTGATCTCCCACTGCAAAGAAATAGAGTCACTTTGTATCCTATTCAGGGTGAATATTCACGAGACAAGTTGATGCTTCAAAGAATAAGATCTTACATT ACTTTTCTAAACACAAGGCTGAAGGAGCTTGCTCAGAACCCAGGGCGTATAACTCATTACATCTTCACCGACTCGGATATAGCTGTTGTTGACGACTTAGAACACATTTTTCAAAAGTTCACAAAATTTCATGTGGCCCTCACCTTCCGAAACAACAAGGAGCAACCTTTAAATTCTGGATTTATAGCAGTAAGAGGGACCCCTGAGTCAATTTTAAG GGCAAAAACATTCCTTCAAGAAGTACTTGAAGTTTACACCTCAAAGTATATGAAAGCTTCTCGGATGCTTGGAGACCAGTTAGCTCTTGCCTGGGTCATAAAATCTCAGCCTAATTTTGATGTGCGGAGATTTAAGAAAGTACAGGCCTTTGTAGAGGAAATTGGTGGTGCATCAGTGCTATTCCTTCCATGTGCTATATATAATTGGACGCCACCAGAGGGGGCTGGCCAATTTCGAGGAATGCCCTTGGATGTCAAG GTAGTGCATTTTAAAGGATCAAGGAAACGTTTAATGCTCGAGTCTTGGGACTTTTTCAGTTCTGCTTCTGAtatttatgatatgttatgcctTATTCTAATGAGCGGGAGAACTAAGTACGATTTTTGA